In the genome of Blastocatellia bacterium, one region contains:
- the gyrA gene encoding DNA gyrase subunit A → MAEAAQKIPINIEEEMRRSYLDYAMSVIIGRALPDARDGLKPVHRRILYAMHEMGLTPNKAYKKSATVVGDVLGKYHPHGDSAVYDAMVRMAQDFSLRYPLVKGQGNFGSVDGDAAAAYRYTEARLTRIATEMLADIDRETVDFVPNYDESRVEPTVLPTRFPNLLVNGSGGIAVGMATNIPPHNLTEVVEATIHLIQNPNARLSTLMNYVPGPDFPTGGFIYGREGIRQAYETGRGSVIMRAKASIDRAGRSAERMAIVITEIPYQVNKAKLIERIAELINDKKIEGISDLRDESDREGMRIMIELKRDAIPDIVLNNLYKLTPMQQSFGVINLAIVNGQPRELKLIDTLNIFIEHRREVVIRRTRFELKKAEARAHILEGLKRALDHLDEVISIIRKAKATVEAREALMLRFKFSDLQARAILEMQLQKLTGLERQKLNEEYKEIIQRIAELQEILANESVLRNVIIKELREVQREYGDERRTQIIEAGAELTLEDLIADEDMAITVTHSGYIKRTPVSVYRAQRRGGTGRRGATLKTEDIVDHLFVASTHSYVMIFTNNGQVYKLKVHEIPDAAAAGKGKAIVNLLNMPKEEKVAGIIPVRAFEEGKFVLMVTRKGTIKKTELSEFANIRPNGINAMGIDDGDELIAVELTDGKKKVFLATHEGMAICFDETNVRAMGRPAYGVRGITLDKDDYVISVAAVPDDIEMLSISENGFGKRTRLEEYRFQSRGGKGVINMKTSDRNGLVVAVLPVNDESQLMMITNHGKMIRIDARTIRVSGRSTQGVKLIDTSDGDIVSSASLIERQQIATDENAV, encoded by the coding sequence ATGGCTGAAGCAGCACAGAAGATTCCGATCAATATTGAAGAAGAGATGCGGCGTAGCTACCTCGACTATGCCATGAGCGTCATCATTGGCCGGGCGCTGCCCGATGCGCGCGACGGTTTGAAGCCGGTGCATCGGCGCATCCTCTACGCCATGCATGAGATGGGACTTACCCCTAACAAGGCGTACAAGAAATCGGCGACGGTCGTCGGTGACGTGCTCGGCAAGTATCACCCGCACGGCGACTCGGCGGTCTATGACGCGATGGTGCGCATGGCGCAAGATTTCTCGCTGCGCTACCCGCTGGTCAAAGGGCAGGGCAATTTCGGCTCGGTTGACGGCGACGCGGCGGCGGCCTACCGCTACACCGAAGCGCGATTGACGCGCATCGCCACAGAGATGCTCGCCGACATCGATAGGGAGACGGTTGATTTCGTGCCGAACTACGACGAGTCGCGGGTCGAGCCGACGGTCTTGCCGACGCGCTTTCCCAACCTGCTGGTCAACGGTTCGGGTGGCATCGCCGTCGGCATGGCGACCAACATCCCGCCGCATAATCTGACCGAAGTCGTCGAAGCAACCATCCATCTGATTCAGAATCCGAATGCGCGGCTTTCGACGCTGATGAATTACGTGCCCGGCCCGGACTTTCCGACCGGCGGCTTCATCTACGGGCGCGAAGGCATCCGCCAGGCGTACGAGACCGGGCGCGGCTCGGTCATCATGCGCGCCAAGGCTTCGATTGATCGCGCCGGGCGCAGCGCCGAGCGCATGGCGATTGTCATCACAGAGATTCCTTACCAGGTCAACAAGGCCAAGCTCATCGAGCGCATCGCCGAGCTGATCAACGACAAGAAGATCGAAGGCATCTCGGACCTGCGCGACGAATCCGACCGCGAAGGCATGCGCATCATGATCGAGCTGAAGCGCGACGCCATCCCCGACATCGTGCTGAACAACCTTTACAAGCTGACGCCGATGCAGCAGAGCTTCGGAGTGATCAACCTGGCCATCGTCAACGGCCAGCCGCGCGAGCTGAAGCTCATCGATACGCTGAACATCTTCATCGAGCATCGCCGCGAGGTCGTCATCCGCCGCACGCGGTTTGAATTGAAAAAAGCCGAGGCGCGCGCCCACATCCTCGAAGGCTTGAAGCGGGCGCTCGATCACCTCGACGAAGTGATCTCGATCATCCGCAAGGCGAAAGCCACGGTCGAAGCGCGCGAGGCGCTGATGCTGCGCTTCAAGTTCTCTGACCTTCAGGCGCGGGCGATCCTCGAAATGCAGTTGCAGAAGCTCACGGGCCTTGAGCGGCAGAAGCTGAATGAGGAGTACAAAGAGATCATCCAGCGCATCGCCGAGCTGCAAGAGATTCTGGCCAACGAGTCGGTGCTGCGCAACGTCATCATCAAAGAGCTGCGCGAGGTGCAGCGCGAATACGGCGACGAGCGGCGCACACAGATCATCGAGGCGGGCGCGGAATTGACGCTCGAAGACTTGATCGCCGACGAAGATATGGCCATCACGGTGACGCACTCGGGTTACATCAAGCGCACGCCGGTGTCCGTCTATCGCGCGCAGCGGCGCGGCGGCACGGGTCGCCGCGGGGCGACGCTTAAGACCGAGGACATCGTGGATCACCTGTTCGTCGCCTCGACGCACAGCTACGTGATGATCTTCACCAACAATGGCCAGGTCTATAAGCTGAAGGTGCATGAGATACCGGACGCGGCGGCGGCGGGCAAAGGCAAAGCCATCGTCAACCTGTTGAACATGCCGAAGGAAGAGAAGGTCGCCGGCATCATCCCCGTGCGCGCCTTTGAAGAAGGCAAGTTTGTGCTGATGGTGACGCGCAAGGGGACGATCAAGAAGACCGAGCTATCGGAATTCGCCAACATCCGCCCGAACGGCATCAACGCCATGGGAATTGACGACGGCGACGAGCTGATCGCGGTTGAGTTGACCGACGGCAAGAAGAAGGTCTTTTTGGCGACGCACGAAGGCATGGCCATCTGCTTCGATGAGACGAATGTGCGGGCGATGGGCCGCCCGGCTTATGGCGTGCGCGGCATCACGCTCGACAAGGACGATTACGTCATCAGCGTCGCGGCGGTGCCCGACGACATCGAGATGCTGTCGATATCCGAGAACGGTTTCGGCAAGCGCACCAGACTCGAAGAGTACCGCTTCCAATCGCGCGGCGGCAAAGGCGTCATCAACATGAAGACGAGCGACCGCAACGGCCTGGTCGTCGCCGTGCTGCCGGTCAACGACGAGAGCCAGTTGATGATGATTACCAATCACGGCAAGATGATCCGCATTGACGCCCGGACGATCCGCGTGTCGGGCCGCTCGACGCAGGGCGTCAAGCTGATCGACACGTCGGACGGCGACATCGTTTCGTCGGCATCGCTGATCGAGCGCCAGCAGATTGCCACCGACGAGAACGCCGTTTAA
- a CDS encoding tetratricopeptide repeat protein, whose translation MACQRGAANTLERAAAAWDAGDYAQAAEAYEGYLYQYPTGEASLGARFKLANIYYLNLHRYDQARTQYQEFLRQDGTRAEAAVARERLGEVLVELGRTYEAIAEYENLNPADPSERRRLRLKIADVYFDEKNFSQALTEYQKVMDAAEYDDLTEQAYMRVASIYNLRNQYQLALDAYQKLASNSADAGVRTRAQFGLADCYAGLSQYDEAIRALRAIKDEREQTHIAQRVGELERQKREAAQARSGLQH comes from the coding sequence GTGGCATGTCAGCGTGGCGCTGCGAACACCCTGGAGCGCGCCGCGGCAGCCTGGGATGCCGGCGATTACGCGCAGGCGGCGGAAGCCTACGAAGGCTATCTCTATCAATACCCGACCGGCGAAGCGTCGCTCGGCGCGCGCTTCAAGCTGGCGAACATCTACTACCTCAACCTCCACCGTTACGATCAGGCGCGCACTCAGTATCAGGAATTCTTGCGCCAGGACGGCACGCGCGCCGAAGCCGCCGTCGCCCGCGAGCGCCTGGGCGAAGTCCTGGTCGAGCTAGGCCGCACCTATGAAGCCATCGCCGAATACGAGAACCTCAACCCGGCGGACCCGAGCGAGCGCCGCCGCCTGCGCTTGAAGATCGCCGATGTTTATTTCGACGAGAAGAACTTCAGCCAGGCGCTCACCGAATACCAGAAGGTGATGGATGCGGCAGAGTACGACGACCTGACCGAGCAGGCTTACATGCGCGTGGCATCGATCTACAACTTGCGCAATCAGTATCAACTGGCGCTCGACGCCTATCAGAAGCTGGCCTCTAACAGCGCCGACGCGGGAGTGCGGACGCGCGCGCAGTTCGGGCTGGCCGATTGTTACGCAGGGCTGTCGCAGTATGACGAAGCGATCAGGGCGCTGCGCGCCATCAAAGACGAGCGCGAGCAAACGCACATCGCGCAGCGCGTCGGTGAGCTTGAACGGCAGAAGCGCGAAGCCGCACAGGCGCGCAGCGGCTTGCAACACTGA
- a CDS encoding alpha/beta fold hydrolase — MIIKPGRLLFAILLLIFSLRPALAQGQQPTPPARPADPAGVRLSTSVGFKAPDNIDFRVANIMSEGVRLHAELFSLKSLAGKPLPTVIMAHGWGGTAANFRRDAIDLANAGYLAITFDYRGWGESDSRLLLVGPSPVKPISGQNQKFTAEVTEVREVVDPLEQTTDWFNVIAWAMGEPMVDKDRIGLRGSSYSGGHVFYVAARDPRVKAIVSQVGAFDSRLVVADEQQRALTYTEATRRARGEMGYPPPRAKVIGNLIGAPIRDKMLQYAPVEEAAKVKDCAVLFIVAEKEELFDNKDHAKLAYDRMPGTKKKYVVIPNITHYGVYTTERGQAMKLAIDWFDQYLKK, encoded by the coding sequence TTGATTATCAAACCCGGAAGACTGCTGTTCGCCATCCTGCTTCTGATCTTTTCGCTGCGGCCCGCGCTGGCTCAAGGTCAACAACCCACGCCGCCGGCCCGCCCGGCAGACCCGGCGGGCGTCAGGCTATCCACGTCGGTAGGTTTCAAAGCGCCCGACAATATCGATTTTCGCGTCGCCAACATCATGAGCGAAGGCGTGCGATTACATGCAGAGCTTTTCTCTTTGAAGTCGCTCGCCGGAAAACCGCTGCCGACCGTCATTATGGCGCACGGCTGGGGCGGCACGGCGGCCAACTTTCGGCGCGACGCAATTGACCTGGCGAATGCCGGCTATCTCGCCATCACATTCGATTATCGCGGCTGGGGCGAGAGCGATTCGCGCTTGCTGCTGGTCGGCCCATCGCCTGTGAAACCGATATCCGGGCAGAATCAAAAATTCACCGCCGAAGTCACAGAGGTGCGCGAGGTGGTTGACCCGCTTGAGCAGACGACCGATTGGTTTAATGTCATCGCCTGGGCGATGGGCGAGCCGATGGTGGATAAAGATCGCATCGGCCTGCGCGGCTCAAGCTATTCGGGCGGCCATGTCTTCTACGTCGCGGCGCGCGACCCGCGCGTCAAAGCCATCGTCAGTCAGGTCGGCGCGTTCGATTCCCGGCTGGTCGTCGCCGACGAGCAGCAACGGGCGCTGACTTACACGGAAGCGACCCGGCGAGCCCGCGGCGAGATGGGCTACCCGCCGCCGCGCGCCAAAGTGATCGGCAATCTTATTGGTGCGCCCATCCGCGACAAGATGCTGCAATACGCGCCGGTCGAAGAAGCGGCGAAAGTGAAAGACTGCGCGGTGCTGTTTATCGTCGCCGAGAAGGAAGAGCTGTTCGACAATAAAGACCATGCCAAGCTCGCTTACGACCGCATGCCCGGGACCAAAAAGAAGTACGTGGTCATTCCCAACATCACGCACTACGGCGTCTACACGACAGAGCGCGGGCAGGCGATGAAGCTCGCCATTGATTGGTTCGATCAATATTTGAAAAAGTAG
- a CDS encoding amidohydrolase: MRRLVWLMNALTLCLALAWPAHPQSNAAQDYKAQVSRDVEAMKKQTQVMNDMVFSFGELGFQEFETSKYLTDILEKEGFRVERGIAGIPTAWMATWGSGKPVIALGSDIDCIPQASQKPGVAYHDPMIEGAPGHGEGHNSGQALNITAALAVKRLMERAKLSGTIKLWPGVAEELLGGKAYLVREGVFKDVDVVLFTHVGNNFAVSSGPAGGTGLVSVEYNFKGESAHAAAAPWRGRSALDAVELMDIGWNFRREHLRTQQRSHYVISNGGDQPNVVPPTASVWYYFRELDYEHIKEMREIGDQMAQGAAMMTNTTFSSRVLGAAWPGHFNKVIADATYENIKQVGLPEWSEADQRLAKAVQKELKVPETGLDTQVRPARGPGSEDSRMGAGSDDIGDVSWNVPTVTLNYPANIPNLPGHNWSNAIAMATPIAHKGVTAGAKVLAMTMIDLLTKPALVEQAWDYFRNVQTKERKYQPLISAQDKPAIWLNKRIMETYREPMRKFYYDPSKYGTYLEQLGITYPTIREGAATENKR; the protein is encoded by the coding sequence ATGCGAAGACTTGTTTGGCTAATGAACGCCCTGACGTTATGCCTGGCCCTGGCATGGCCCGCGCATCCGCAATCGAATGCGGCGCAGGATTACAAGGCCCAAGTCAGCCGCGACGTCGAGGCGATGAAGAAGCAAACCCAGGTCATGAATGATATGGTCTTCAGCTTCGGCGAGCTTGGCTTTCAGGAGTTCGAGACCTCGAAGTACCTGACCGACATCCTCGAAAAAGAAGGCTTCCGCGTCGAGCGCGGCATCGCCGGCATCCCGACCGCCTGGATGGCGACCTGGGGATCGGGCAAGCCTGTCATCGCGCTCGGCTCTGACATCGATTGCATCCCGCAAGCCTCGCAGAAACCCGGCGTCGCCTATCACGATCCGATGATCGAAGGCGCACCCGGCCACGGCGAAGGGCATAACTCTGGTCAGGCGCTCAATATCACGGCGGCGCTTGCCGTCAAACGGCTGATGGAGCGCGCCAAGCTTTCGGGGACGATCAAGCTCTGGCCGGGCGTCGCCGAAGAGTTGCTGGGCGGCAAGGCATATCTAGTGCGCGAGGGCGTCTTCAAAGACGTGGACGTGGTGTTGTTCACACACGTCGGCAACAACTTCGCCGTCTCGTCGGGGCCGGCCGGCGGCACCGGCCTCGTGTCCGTGGAATACAATTTCAAAGGCGAGAGCGCGCACGCTGCCGCCGCGCCCTGGCGCGGGCGCAGCGCCCTGGATGCGGTCGAGCTGATGGACATCGGCTGGAACTTCCGCCGCGAGCATCTGCGCACCCAGCAACGCTCGCATTACGTCATCAGCAACGGCGGCGATCAGCCCAACGTCGTGCCGCCGACGGCGAGCGTCTGGTATTACTTCCGCGAGCTGGATTACGAGCACATCAAAGAGATGCGCGAGATCGGCGACCAGATGGCGCAGGGCGCGGCGATGATGACTAACACTACATTCAGCTCGCGCGTGCTGGGCGCGGCATGGCCGGGACACTTCAACAAAGTCATCGCCGACGCGACCTACGAAAACATCAAGCAGGTCGGCCTGCCCGAATGGAGTGAGGCCGATCAACGGCTGGCGAAAGCGGTGCAGAAAGAGTTGAAAGTGCCGGAGACCGGCCTGGACACGCAGGTCCGTCCGGCGCGCGGGCCGGGCAGCGAAGATTCCCGAATGGGCGCCGGCTCGGACGACATCGGCGACGTGTCGTGGAATGTGCCGACTGTGACGCTGAACTATCCGGCGAACATCCCCAACCTGCCGGGTCACAACTGGTCGAACGCCATTGCGATGGCGACACCCATTGCTCACAAAGGCGTGACGGCGGGCGCGAAGGTGCTGGCGATGACCATGATTGATCTGCTGACCAAGCCCGCGCTCGTCGAGCAGGCATGGGATTATTTCCGCAACGTGCAGACGAAAGAGCGCAAGTATCAACCGCTGATCTCGGCGCAGGACAAGCCGGCAATCTGGCTGAACAAGCGAATCATGGAGACCTACCGCGAGCCGATGCGGAAGTTTTACTACGACCCGTCGAAGTACGGCACCTACCTTGAGCAACTGGGAATCACCTATCCGACCATACGGGAGGGGGCGGCGACGGAAAACAAACGCTAG
- a CDS encoding molybdenum cofactor biosynthesis protein MoaE, which translates to MNNAIKITALLFGQARETAGAAQLEIEVAPPATVAVAFAALVAAHPKLAAMERSLLFAINEEYASREQALNDGDRLAVLPPVSGGADDDVIEITREPIDIPGLRARLLAGESGAVVIFDGVARNNTKGRRTRFLEYEGYEAMALKTMTRIAGEVHEQWPINRVGIVHRLGRIEVTESSVVILITSAHRGVAFEACRYAIDRLKKIVPIWKKEYFEDGEVWVENPEAMRPPDADATTDE; encoded by the coding sequence ATGAACAACGCCATCAAAATTACCGCATTGTTATTCGGCCAGGCGCGCGAGACCGCTGGCGCGGCGCAGCTTGAGATCGAAGTCGCGCCGCCCGCGACCGTCGCCGTCGCGTTTGCGGCGCTGGTCGCCGCGCACCCGAAGCTCGCGGCGATGGAGCGCAGCCTGTTGTTTGCCATCAACGAAGAGTACGCCAGTCGCGAGCAAGCCTTGAATGACGGCGACCGGCTGGCCGTGCTGCCGCCAGTGAGCGGCGGCGCTGACGACGATGTGATCGAGATCACCCGCGAGCCGATTGACATCCCGGGCTTGCGCGCGCGGCTGCTTGCGGGCGAATCGGGCGCGGTGGTCATCTTCGACGGCGTGGCGCGCAACAACACCAAAGGCCGGCGGACGCGCTTCCTTGAATACGAAGGCTACGAGGCGATGGCTTTGAAGACGATGACGCGGATCGCCGGCGAAGTGCATGAGCAATGGCCGATCAACCGTGTCGGCATCGTTCACCGCCTGGGCCGTATCGAGGTCACCGAGTCGAGCGTCGTCATCCTTATCACCTCGGCCCACCGCGGCGTCGCCTTCGAGGCTTGCCGCTATGCCATTGACCGGCTGAAGAAGATCGTCCCCATCTGGAAGAAAGAATACTTTGAAGACGGCGAAGTCTGGGTCGAAAACCCCGAAGCCATGCGCCCGCCTGATGCCGATGCGACAACCGATGAATAG
- a CDS encoding M67 family metallopeptidase: MTPALWYNHGVSERVMKVTEAVRAAIIDHAYGALPAECCGLLSGADGVITDCHPLRNVADRPESRYYATPEELFAAMRRIREARQKLLGIYHSHPRTPAYPSASDVEMAFYPEAAYFIISLEPQLDLRAYRIEGARVESLRVEVAPAADS, encoded by the coding sequence ATGACGCCGGCGCTGTGGTACAATCACGGCGTGAGTGAACGAGTGATGAAGGTCACCGAAGCGGTGCGGGCGGCGATAATCGATCATGCCTATGGCGCGTTGCCCGCGGAATGCTGCGGGCTGTTGAGCGGTGCCGATGGCGTGATTACTGATTGCCACCCACTGCGCAACGTCGCCGACCGACCGGAGTCGCGTTACTACGCGACTCCGGAAGAACTGTTCGCCGCCATGCGCCGCATCCGCGAGGCGCGGCAGAAGCTCCTGGGCATTTATCACTCGCACCCGCGCACGCCGGCTTATCCGTCGGCCTCGGATGTCGAGATGGCTTTCTACCCCGAGGCCGCCTACTTTATCATTTCGCTTGAGCCGCAACTCGACCTGCGCGCTTACCGCATCGAAGGCGCGCGCGTCGAAAGTCTGCGAGTCGAGGTTGCGCCGGCTGCCGACTCATGA
- a CDS encoding carbonic anhydrase: MRKTARHLSNWHPHLRAAALLLLVLLPAAFGEEKPNIPAKKALARLKAGNENFVKGWNTRVNYRKERPALVKGQQPYAILLTCSDSRVPPELIFDESLGKLFIIRVAGNVTDPVALGSIEYAVDHFGVKLLVVLGHASCGAVEATFNGDEEQHHVGAIARKIQPAVDRAKARGLPPEAAMRLAIQENVREQIKNVRSESDFLRGRIEKQLLTVAGGVYQLKSGEIEWLAGEK, encoded by the coding sequence ATGAGAAAAACCGCTCGACATCTGTCAAACTGGCACCCTCACCTGCGCGCCGCCGCGCTGTTACTGTTGGTTTTGCTGCCCGCCGCATTCGGCGAAGAGAAGCCGAACATTCCGGCTAAAAAGGCGCTCGCACGGCTGAAGGCCGGCAACGAGAACTTCGTCAAAGGCTGGAACACGCGCGTGAATTACCGCAAAGAGCGCCCCGCGCTGGTCAAAGGTCAGCAGCCTTACGCCATCCTGCTGACCTGCTCGGATTCGCGCGTGCCGCCGGAACTGATCTTTGACGAGTCACTCGGCAAGCTCTTCATCATCCGCGTCGCCGGCAACGTCACCGACCCGGTGGCGCTCGGCAGCATCGAATACGCCGTCGACCATTTCGGCGTCAAGCTGCTCGTCGTGCTCGGCCACGCATCGTGCGGCGCGGTCGAGGCGACATTCAATGGCGACGAAGAACAGCACCACGTCGGAGCCATCGCACGTAAGATTCAACCGGCCGTTGACCGCGCCAAGGCCAGGGGACTTCCCCCCGAGGCAGCGATGCGGCTGGCGATCCAAGAGAACGTGCGCGAGCAGATAAAGAACGTGCGCAGCGAAAGCGATTTTTTGCGCGGGCGCATCGAAAAGCAATTGCTCACCGTCGCGGGCGGCGTCTACCAGCTCAAGAGCGGCGAGATCGAGTGGCTGGCGGGCGAAAAATAA
- a CDS encoding cytochrome c has product MKRTLSLSLATIAVLLFAAATSFDTASAYGPAPVTFSKDIAPIFFSKCAACHRPGEIAPMSLLSYKEARPWARSIKEKVVNRVMPPWHADPHVGDFRNDRRLSDKEIATISAWVDNGAPEGNPRDLPPTPRFTNGWQIGQPDVVLSMPTEYSVPAEGTVSYQYFSVPTGFTEDKWIQAAEVRPGNRGVVHHVIVFVVGPEAARQRMGAFRGEGGFEGLVGTAPGEEPMVLPDGIGKLIKAGSVLMLQMHYTPNGKATTDRTSIGLRFSRKPVQQALAGGAAMNHRFEIPAGSDNYEVKSVYAFKADSHIHNLMPHMHLRGKDFEYQLVYPDGTAKTILRVPRYDFNWQTRYEFKEPVAAPRGSRLECVAHFDNSTKNKWNPDATKVVRWGQQTWEEMMIGFVGFTLDEPAAQAASK; this is encoded by the coding sequence ATGAAACGAACTCTCAGCTTGAGCCTTGCGACGATAGCCGTGCTGCTGTTTGCGGCAGCTACGTCATTCGACACGGCGAGCGCTTATGGGCCGGCGCCGGTGACCTTCAGCAAAGACATCGCGCCGATCTTCTTCAGCAAGTGCGCCGCCTGTCACCGGCCCGGCGAGATCGCGCCGATGTCGCTGCTCTCTTACAAAGAGGCGCGGCCCTGGGCGCGCTCGATCAAAGAGAAGGTCGTCAACCGCGTGATGCCGCCGTGGCACGCCGACCCGCACGTTGGCGATTTCCGCAATGACCGCCGCCTGTCGGACAAAGAGATCGCTACCATCAGCGCATGGGTGGACAATGGCGCGCCCGAAGGCAACCCGCGTGACCTGCCGCCGACGCCGCGCTTCACCAACGGCTGGCAGATCGGCCAGCCTGACGTCGTGCTGTCGATGCCCACAGAGTACAGCGTCCCCGCCGAAGGCACGGTGAGCTATCAATATTTCTCTGTGCCGACCGGCTTCACGGAAGACAAGTGGATACAGGCCGCCGAGGTGCGGCCCGGCAACCGTGGGGTCGTGCATCACGTCATCGTCTTTGTCGTCGGCCCCGAAGCGGCGCGGCAGCGCATGGGCGCATTCAGAGGCGAGGGCGGATTTGAAGGGCTGGTCGGCACCGCGCCCGGCGAAGAACCGATGGTTCTGCCCGACGGCATCGGCAAGCTGATCAAGGCCGGTTCGGTGCTGATGCTGCAAATGCACTACACGCCGAACGGCAAAGCGACGACCGACCGCACGAGCATCGGCCTGCGCTTCAGCCGCAAGCCTGTACAGCAGGCCCTCGCCGGCGGCGCGGCGATGAACCACCGGTTCGAAATCCCCGCGGGCAGCGACAACTATGAAGTGAAATCCGTCTATGCCTTTAAAGCCGATTCACACATTCACAACCTGATGCCGCACATGCACCTGCGCGGCAAGGATTTCGAGTACCAGCTGGTTTACCCTGACGGCACGGCGAAGACCATCCTGCGAGTGCCGCGCTACGATTTCAACTGGCAGACGCGCTACGAGTTCAAAGAGCCTGTGGCCGCGCCGCGTGGCAGCCGCCTGGAATGCGTCGCGCATTTCGACAACTCGACGAAGAATAAATGGAACCCGGATGCGACAAAGGTGGTGCGCTGGGGCCAGCAGACATGGGAAGAGATGATGATCGGCTTCGTCGGCTTCACGCTCGACGAGCCGGCAGCGCAGGCGGCGAGTAAGTGA
- a CDS encoding GxxExxY protein: MNINQISGTVVDAAMKVHTALGPGLLEKTYEVCLMYELRKRGLQVASQVGLPVIYDDLKMDVGYRLDLLVENAVVVEVKAVEALAPLHQAQLLAYLKLSGKQLGLLINFNVLHLRDGIRRLANGL; the protein is encoded by the coding sequence GTGAACATCAATCAAATCAGTGGCACGGTGGTTGATGCGGCAATGAAAGTTCATACTGCGCTTGGCCCCGGCCTGCTCGAAAAAACTTACGAGGTTTGCTTGATGTACGAGCTGCGCAAGCGCGGGCTACAGGTCGCGTCTCAGGTAGGTCTGCCAGTCATATACGATGACCTTAAAATGGATGTCGGCTACCGTCTCGATCTGTTGGTCGAGAATGCAGTGGTTGTGGAGGTAAAAGCGGTTGAAGCGCTTGCGCCACTTCATCAAGCCCAGTTGTTAGCTTACCTCAAGCTCAGTGGCAAGCAGCTCGGACTGCTGATTAACTTCAACGTCCTACATCTGAGAGACGGCATCAGACGCCTCGCCAATGGACTTTGA
- a CDS encoding DinB family protein, giving the protein MPLSRKVQELVGAITQHRQALLDAVSELSEAQLAFKPDNGAWAINDILHHLALTDEANAKLAARALKHAGERGLPADPTPDASVLNCLDEVLAPTRNTRAHAPDFVTPHDHLAAAESIERLKTTRARMLEAVAQLGSYDLTQLKYPHPLLGELDMYQWLLIAGGHEGRHVAQIGRIKAAAGFPENQQRL; this is encoded by the coding sequence ATGCCGCTGTCGAGGAAAGTTCAAGAACTGGTCGGCGCCATCACGCAGCACCGGCAAGCCTTGCTTGATGCCGTGTCCGAGTTGAGCGAAGCGCAGCTCGCTTTTAAGCCCGATAACGGCGCATGGGCGATCAACGATATCTTGCACCACCTGGCGCTCACCGACGAAGCCAACGCCAAGCTCGCGGCGCGCGCCCTCAAGCACGCAGGCGAGCGCGGCCTGCCCGCAGACCCGACGCCCGACGCGTCGGTGCTGAACTGTCTTGACGAAGTGCTCGCGCCCACACGCAACACGCGGGCGCATGCGCCCGATTTCGTCACGCCGCACGATCACCTGGCCGCCGCCGAATCCATCGAGCGCCTGAAGACGACGCGCGCCCGCATGCTCGAAGCCGTCGCGCAGCTTGGCAGCTACGACCTGACACAGCTCAAGTATCCCCACCCGCTGCTTGGCGAGCTGGATATGTATCAGTGGCTGTTGATTGCCGGCGGCCACGAGGGCCGCCATGTCGCGCAGATTGGCCGCATCAAAGCGGCGGCGGGATTTCCTGAGAATCAGCAGCGCCTTTGA